From a region of the Streptomyces venezuelae genome:
- a CDS encoding M50 family metallopeptidase — MTLLMTVLGVVVFAVGLLVSIAWHELGHLSTAKIFGIRVPQYMVGFGPTVWSRRKGETEYGIKAIPMGGYIRMIGMFPPGEDGKVTARSTSPFRSMIEDARSAAYEELQPGDESRLFYTRKPWKRVIVMFAGPFMNLVLAVAIFLTTLMTFGLNTQTTSVATVSDCVIQQSEKRDKCAPGDPAAPAKAAGLKAGDKIVAFDGRAVGDWSALQKDIRATVGPATITVERAGQRVDLKADLIENKVAKTDGSGRYVKDEYVTAGFLGFAPASGYVPQSFGQSVDRMGEMMQAGVESLVALPSKVPDLWNAAFNGAERKQDSPMGVVGAARVSGEIFTLDIPAQHQLVFFLNLLAGFNLSLFLFNMLPLLPLDGGHIAGALWESLRRTVARIFRRPDPGPFDVAKLMPVAYVVAGLFICFTLLVMVADVVNPIKIT, encoded by the coding sequence ATGACACTACTGATGACGGTGCTCGGGGTCGTGGTCTTCGCGGTCGGCCTGCTGGTCTCCATCGCCTGGCACGAGCTGGGGCACCTCTCCACGGCCAAGATCTTCGGCATCCGCGTGCCGCAGTACATGGTGGGCTTCGGGCCGACCGTCTGGTCGCGGAGGAAGGGCGAGACCGAGTACGGGATCAAGGCCATCCCGATGGGCGGCTACATCCGCATGATCGGGATGTTCCCGCCCGGCGAGGACGGCAAGGTCACCGCCCGCTCCACCTCGCCGTTCCGGTCGATGATCGAGGACGCGCGCTCGGCCGCGTACGAGGAGCTCCAGCCCGGGGACGAGAGCCGGCTCTTCTACACGCGCAAGCCGTGGAAGCGCGTGATCGTGATGTTCGCCGGGCCGTTCATGAACCTGGTCCTGGCCGTGGCGATCTTCCTCACGACCCTGATGACCTTCGGGCTCAACACCCAGACCACCTCGGTCGCCACCGTCTCGGACTGCGTCATCCAGCAGAGCGAGAAGCGCGACAAGTGCGCCCCCGGCGACCCGGCCGCCCCCGCCAAGGCCGCGGGCCTGAAGGCCGGCGACAAGATCGTCGCCTTCGACGGCCGTGCGGTCGGCGACTGGTCGGCCCTGCAGAAGGACATCCGGGCCACCGTCGGCCCCGCCACGATCACCGTGGAGCGGGCCGGGCAGCGCGTGGACCTCAAGGCGGACCTGATCGAGAACAAGGTCGCCAAGACGGACGGCAGCGGCCGGTACGTCAAGGACGAGTACGTCACCGCGGGCTTCCTCGGTTTCGCCCCCGCCTCCGGCTACGTACCGCAGTCCTTCGGCCAGTCCGTCGACCGCATGGGCGAGATGATGCAGGCCGGCGTCGAGTCACTCGTCGCACTCCCGTCCAAGGTCCCGGACCTGTGGAACGCGGCCTTCAACGGGGCCGAGCGCAAGCAGGACAGCCCCATGGGCGTCGTCGGCGCGGCGCGCGTCAGCGGTGAGATCTTCACCCTCGACATCCCCGCCCAGCACCAGCTGGTCTTCTTCCTCAACCTGCTGGCCGGCTTCAACCTCTCGCTGTTCCTGTTCAACATGCTGCCGCTGCTCCCGCTCGACGGCGGGCACATCGCCGGCGCCCTGTGGGAATCGCTGCGCCGCACCGTCGCCCGGATCTTCCGGCGCCCCGACCCGGGCCCGTTCGACGTCGCGAAGCTGATGCCCGTCGCGTACGTGGTCGCGGGCCTGTTCATCTGCTTCACCCTGCTGGTGATGGTCGCGGACGTGGTGAACCCGATCAAGATCACCTAG
- the ispG gene encoding flavodoxin-dependent (E)-4-hydroxy-3-methylbut-2-enyl-diphosphate synthase: MTAISLGMPAVPTKLADRRVSRKIQVGKVAVGGDAQISVQSMTTTRTSDIGATLQQIAELTASGCDIVRVACPTQDDADALAVIAKKSQIPVIADIHFQPKYVFAAIDAGCAAVRVNPGNIKQFDDKVKEIAKAANETRTPIRIGVNAGSLDARLLKKYGKATPEALVESALWEASLFEEHGFGDIKISVKHNDPVVMVNAYRQLAAACDYPLHLGVTEAGPAFQGTIKSAVAFGALLSEGIGDTIRVSLSAPPAEEVKVGIQILESLNLKPRRLEIVSCPSCGRAQVDVYKLAEEVTAGLEGMEVPLRVAVMGCVVNGPGEAREADLGVASGNGKGQIFVKGEVIKTVPESKIVETLIEEAMKIAEQMEKDGVMSGEPTVAIGV; this comes from the coding sequence ATGACTGCCATCTCTCTCGGAATGCCGGCCGTGCCGACGAAGCTTGCCGACCGCAGGGTCAGCCGCAAGATCCAGGTCGGCAAGGTGGCCGTCGGCGGCGACGCACAGATCTCCGTGCAGTCGATGACCACGACCAGGACCTCCGACATCGGGGCGACGCTCCAGCAGATCGCCGAGCTCACCGCCTCCGGCTGCGACATCGTCCGCGTCGCCTGCCCGACCCAGGACGACGCCGACGCGCTCGCCGTGATCGCCAAGAAGTCGCAGATCCCGGTCATCGCCGACATCCACTTCCAGCCCAAGTACGTGTTCGCCGCGATCGACGCCGGCTGCGCCGCGGTCCGGGTGAACCCGGGCAACATCAAGCAGTTCGACGACAAGGTCAAGGAGATCGCGAAGGCCGCGAACGAGACGCGCACCCCGATCCGCATCGGTGTGAACGCCGGCTCCCTCGACGCCCGCCTCCTGAAGAAGTACGGCAAGGCCACCCCCGAGGCCCTGGTCGAGTCCGCGCTGTGGGAGGCCTCCCTCTTCGAGGAGCACGGCTTCGGCGACATCAAGATCTCGGTCAAGCACAACGACCCGGTCGTCATGGTCAACGCCTACCGCCAGCTCGCCGCCGCCTGCGACTACCCGCTGCACCTGGGCGTCACCGAGGCCGGCCCCGCCTTCCAGGGCACCATCAAGTCCGCCGTCGCCTTCGGCGCGCTGCTCTCCGAGGGCATCGGCGACACCATCCGCGTCTCCCTCTCCGCCCCGCCGGCGGAGGAGGTCAAGGTCGGCATCCAGATCCTGGAGTCGCTCAACCTCAAGCCGCGCCGCCTGGAGATCGTCTCCTGCCCGTCCTGCGGCCGCGCCCAGGTCGACGTCTACAAGCTGGCCGAGGAGGTCACGGCGGGCCTGGAGGGCATGGAGGTCCCGCTGCGCGTCGCGGTCATGGGCTGCGTCGTCAACGGCCCGGGCGAGGCCCGTGAGGCCGACCTCGGCGTCGCCTCCGGCAACGGCAAGGGCCAGATCTTCGTGAAGGGCGAGGTCATCAAGACCGTCCCCGAGTCGAAGATCGTGGAGACCCTCATCGAAGAGGCCATGAAGATCGCCGAGCAGATGGAGAAGGACGGCGTGATGAGCGGCGAGCCCACCGTCGCCATCGGCGTCTGA
- a CDS encoding GNAT family N-acetyltransferase, which produces MTQTTTRVLEPSDLDAAMEILGREPVENAFVTSRVQVAGLDPWRLGGEMWGWYADGELRSLCYAGANLVPVCAGPDAVRAFADRARRTGRRCSSIVGPAEATRLLWQLLEPGWGPAREVRSHQPLMVIERPSTTVEADPQVRRIRKDEMDLIMPACVAMFTEEVGISPMAGDGGLLYQARVAELVAGGRSFARVDDGKVVFKAEIGAATARACQIQGVWVDPEFRGLGHSETGMAAVVEYALRDVAPVVSLYVNDFNTAARAAYRRVGFREVGAFMSVLF; this is translated from the coding sequence TTGACGCAGACCACCACCCGGGTCCTTGAGCCCAGTGATCTCGACGCCGCGATGGAAATCCTCGGACGCGAGCCGGTCGAGAACGCCTTCGTCACCTCCCGGGTCCAGGTCGCCGGACTCGACCCCTGGCGCCTGGGCGGCGAGATGTGGGGCTGGTACGCCGACGGCGAGCTCCGCTCGCTCTGCTACGCGGGCGCCAATCTGGTCCCCGTCTGCGCCGGACCCGACGCCGTACGCGCCTTCGCGGACCGGGCCCGCCGCACCGGCCGCCGCTGCTCCTCCATCGTCGGCCCCGCCGAGGCCACCCGGCTGCTGTGGCAGCTCCTGGAGCCCGGCTGGGGGCCGGCCCGCGAGGTCCGCTCCCACCAGCCGCTCATGGTCATCGAGCGCCCGTCCACCACGGTCGAGGCCGACCCGCAGGTCCGCCGGATCCGCAAGGACGAGATGGACCTGATCATGCCCGCCTGCGTGGCCATGTTCACCGAGGAGGTCGGCATCTCGCCGATGGCCGGTGACGGCGGGCTGCTCTACCAGGCCCGCGTCGCCGAGCTCGTCGCCGGTGGCCGCTCCTTCGCCCGTGTCGACGACGGCAAGGTCGTCTTCAAGGCCGAGATCGGCGCCGCCACCGCCCGCGCCTGCCAGATCCAGGGCGTGTGGGTGGACCCCGAGTTCCGCGGCCTCGGCCACTCGGAGACCGGCATGGCCGCCGTCGTCGAGTACGCGCTGCGGGACGTGGCCCCCGTGGTCAGCCTCTACGTGAACGACTTCAACACCGCCGCGCGGGCGGCCTACCGCCGCGTGGGCTTCCGCGAGGTCGGTGCGTTCATGAGCGTGCTCTTCTGA
- a CDS encoding GNAT family N-acetyltransferase produces MSLPSGVRIGPLDLAARVDEALRVQAVAFGLSEEEVGIRRYIVQRHMTCRGARALGAFAEDGALTGFVYGMPNDRTHWWSTVVEPYLRAGGHEGWLDGSFVITELHVHPGFQGHGVGRALITGITDTAAEPRSILSAIDTESPARGLYRTLGYADLARQVHFPSASLPYAVMGATLPLTRP; encoded by the coding sequence ATGTCGCTGCCTTCCGGAGTCCGCATCGGTCCCCTCGACCTCGCCGCCCGCGTGGACGAGGCCCTGCGCGTGCAGGCCGTCGCCTTCGGCCTCAGCGAGGAGGAGGTCGGCATCCGGCGCTACATCGTCCAGCGCCACATGACCTGCCGGGGCGCCCGCGCCCTCGGGGCGTTCGCCGAGGACGGAGCGCTCACCGGATTCGTGTACGGGATGCCGAACGACCGCACCCACTGGTGGTCCACCGTCGTCGAACCCTACCTGCGGGCCGGCGGGCACGAGGGCTGGCTCGACGGCTCCTTCGTGATCACCGAGCTGCACGTCCACCCCGGCTTCCAGGGCCACGGCGTCGGCCGCGCCCTGATCACCGGCATCACCGACACCGCCGCCGAGCCCCGCTCGATCCTGTCCGCCATCGACACCGAGAGCCCCGCCCGCGGCCTCTACCGGACCCTCGGCTACGCCGACCTCGCCCGCCAGGTCCACTTCCCGAGCGCGAGCCTGCCGTACGCCGTCATGGGCGCCACCCTGCCCCTGACCAGGCCCTGA
- a CDS encoding proline--tRNA ligase, with protein sequence MATHHVQRMSRLMAKTLREDPADAETLSHRLLVRAGYVRRSSAGVWTWLPLGKRVLDNVSRVVREEMDAIGAQEVLLPALLPKEPYEVSGRWSEYGDLLFRLKDRKGADYLLGPTHEEIFTLVVKDQCTSYKDLPVMLYQIQTKYRDEARPRSGVLRGREFQMKDSYSFDVSDEGLEESYRLHREAYVRIFERLGLDHRIVSAVSGAMGGSASEEFLAPAGAGEDTFADCPSCGYAANTEAVTFALTPVSAQHPALEEVDTPDTPTIETLAAHLGVPASATLKNLLVKVDGEITAVGVPGDREVDLGKLGEHLAPAVVELVTAEDFEGRPDLVRGYVGPQGLEKVRYLADPRVAPGTAWVTGANRADTHARNVVCGRDFEVDRYLDVVVVEPGDPCPSCGAGLKLDRAIEIGHIFQLGRKYADAFGLDVLGREGKPVRVTMGSYGIGVSRAVAALAEQTADERGLCWPAAVAPADVHVVAAGKAVPLALAEEAATALAAAGLRVLLDDRPGLSPGVKLTDAELIGVPWILVAGRRSADGVVELQHRATGSREELPLTEALSRLTP encoded by the coding sequence ATGGCTACGCACCACGTACAGCGCATGTCCCGCCTCATGGCCAAGACCCTCCGCGAGGACCCGGCCGACGCCGAAACCCTCAGCCACCGGCTCCTGGTCCGCGCCGGATACGTCCGGCGCAGCTCGGCCGGGGTCTGGACGTGGCTGCCGCTCGGCAAGCGGGTCCTGGACAACGTCTCGCGGGTCGTCCGCGAGGAGATGGACGCCATCGGGGCCCAGGAGGTGCTGCTCCCGGCCCTGCTGCCGAAGGAGCCGTACGAGGTCAGCGGCCGCTGGTCGGAGTACGGCGACCTGCTGTTCCGGCTGAAGGACCGCAAGGGCGCGGACTACCTGCTCGGGCCCACCCACGAGGAGATCTTCACCCTCGTCGTCAAGGACCAGTGCACCTCCTACAAGGACCTGCCGGTCATGCTCTACCAGATCCAGACCAAGTACCGCGACGAGGCGCGGCCCCGGTCCGGGGTGCTGCGCGGGCGCGAGTTCCAGATGAAGGACTCGTACTCCTTCGACGTGTCCGACGAGGGCCTGGAGGAGTCCTACCGGCTCCACCGCGAGGCGTACGTCCGCATCTTCGAGCGGCTCGGCCTGGACCACCGCATCGTGTCGGCGGTGTCGGGCGCGATGGGCGGCTCGGCGTCCGAGGAGTTCCTGGCCCCGGCCGGGGCGGGCGAGGACACCTTCGCGGACTGCCCCTCCTGCGGCTACGCGGCGAACACGGAGGCCGTGACCTTCGCCCTGACCCCGGTGTCCGCACAGCACCCGGCGCTGGAGGAGGTGGACACCCCGGACACACCCACGATCGAGACCCTCGCCGCGCACCTGGGCGTACCGGCCTCGGCCACGCTGAAGAACCTCCTGGTCAAGGTCGACGGTGAGATCACGGCCGTGGGAGTACCGGGGGACCGGGAGGTGGACCTCGGCAAGCTGGGCGAGCACCTGGCCCCGGCGGTGGTGGAACTGGTGACGGCCGAGGACTTTGAGGGCCGCCCGGACCTGGTACGCGGCTACGTGGGCCCGCAGGGCCTGGAGAAGGTCCGCTACCTCGCCGACCCCCGGGTCGCGCCCGGCACCGCGTGGGTGACGGGGGCCAACCGGGCGGACACGCACGCCCGCAACGTGGTCTGCGGGCGGGACTTCGAGGTCGACCGGTACCTGGACGTGGTGGTCGTGGAGCCGGGCGACCCCTGCCCCTCCTGCGGGGCGGGCCTGAAGCTCGACCGGGCCATCGAGATCGGGCACATCTTCCAGCTGGGCCGCAAGTACGCGGACGCCTTCGGGCTGGACGTCCTGGGCCGTGAAGGCAAGCCGGTCCGGGTCACGATGGGCTCCTACGGCATCGGCGTCTCCCGCGCGGTGGCGGCGCTCGCCGAGCAGACGGCGGACGAGCGCGGCCTGTGCTGGCCCGCGGCGGTGGCCCCGGCCGACGTCCACGTGGTGGCCGCGGGCAAGGCGGTGCCGCTCGCGCTGGCGGAGGAGGCGGCGACGGCCCTGGCCGCGGCGGGCCTGCGCGTGCTGCTGGACGACCGCCCGGGCCTGTCGCCCGGCGTGAAGCTCACGGACGCGGAACTGATCGGCGTGCCGTGGATCCTGGTGGCGGGCCGCCGCTCAGCCGACGGCGTGGTCGAACTCCAGCACCGCGCCACGGGCAGCCGCGAGGAACTCCCCCTGACGGAAGCCCTCTCCCGCCTGACGCCGTAG
- a CDS encoding slipin family protein — MVEELLTAVVATGVAAVVYVGAAARVVKQYERGLVFRFGRLREEVRGPGFTTIVPFVERLRKVNMQIVTLPVPAQEGITRDNVTVRVDAVVYFKVVDPASAIVAVEDYRFAVSQMAQTSLRSIIGKSDLDDLLSNREMLNQGLELMIDSPAVGWGVQIDRVEIKDVSLPETMKRSMARQAEADRERRARVINADAELQASHKLAEAAEVMSDQPAALQLRLLHTIVAVAAEKNSTLVLPFPVELLRFLERAVPPPTAAPAREEPAPAGPASEGPGPAEVADADAGALDGAPVPDALGGAADGLMLDAPPEEEEEEREGRRE; from the coding sequence ATGGTCGAAGAACTGCTGACAGCGGTCGTGGCCACGGGTGTGGCCGCCGTGGTCTACGTGGGCGCCGCTGCCCGGGTGGTCAAGCAGTACGAGCGGGGTCTGGTCTTCCGCTTCGGCAGGCTGCGCGAGGAGGTCCGCGGTCCCGGCTTCACGACGATCGTTCCGTTCGTGGAGCGGCTGCGCAAAGTCAACATGCAGATCGTGACGCTGCCTGTGCCCGCGCAGGAGGGCATCACCCGGGACAACGTCACGGTGCGCGTGGACGCGGTCGTGTACTTCAAGGTCGTCGACCCGGCGAGTGCGATCGTGGCGGTGGAGGACTACCGCTTCGCCGTCTCACAGATGGCGCAGACCTCGCTCAGGTCGATCATCGGAAAGTCCGACCTGGACGATCTGCTGTCGAACCGGGAGATGCTCAACCAGGGCCTGGAGCTGATGATCGACAGCCCGGCGGTGGGCTGGGGCGTGCAGATCGACCGGGTCGAGATCAAGGACGTCTCGCTGCCGGAGACGATGAAGCGGTCGATGGCCCGGCAGGCGGAGGCGGACCGCGAGCGCCGGGCGCGTGTGATCAACGCGGACGCGGAACTGCAGGCCTCGCACAAGCTCGCCGAGGCGGCGGAGGTCATGTCGGACCAGCCGGCGGCGTTGCAGCTGCGTCTGCTCCACACGATCGTGGCGGTCGCCGCCGAGAAGAACTCCACGCTGGTGCTGCCGTTTCCGGTGGAGCTGCTGCGCTTCCTGGAGCGCGCGGTCCCTCCGCCGACGGCGGCGCCCGCGCGGGAGGAACCGGCCCCGGCCGGCCCGGCTTCCGAAGGCCCCGGGCCGGCCGAGGTCGCGGACGCGGATGCGGGCGCGCTCGACGGAGCCCCGGTTCCGGATGCCCTCGGCGGGGCGGCGGACGGGCTGATGCTGGACGCGCCGCCGGAGGAGGAGGAGGAGGAGCGGGAGGGGCGGCGCGAGTAG
- a CDS encoding aminoglycoside phosphotransferase family protein, giving the protein MAFEPPQRLVRALGEMPESAQDADWLGQLPRLTEAALARRGVEARRVQAPGGRSSLVVLVTYADGTPAALKLAPPHARPDRELAALAHWGGFGAVRVLDTRHHDDDGALLLERLHPEVSLRSLPEAKALLEASGTLRRLWVAPPAGHGWETVAERTEWQSQALRAAPAETRALADSALAVRAELVAAAPEELLLHGNFRQGKVLAGERAPWLTVGPDPLVGERAYDLARLVRDRLEDQVASSAGAAGARRRVNKLADALEVDRERLRGWTLFRAVESGNRALAAGRRRDAELLLEFAAWL; this is encoded by the coding sequence ATGGCTTTCGAACCGCCGCAGCGGCTTGTACGGGCGCTCGGCGAGATGCCGGAATCGGCGCAGGACGCGGACTGGCTGGGGCAGTTGCCCCGACTCACCGAGGCCGCGCTGGCCCGGCGCGGGGTGGAGGCCCGGCGGGTGCAGGCCCCGGGTGGCCGCAGCAGCCTGGTGGTCCTCGTCACGTACGCCGACGGGACTCCGGCCGCACTGAAACTGGCACCCCCGCACGCCCGGCCCGACCGCGAGCTGGCCGCGCTGGCCCACTGGGGCGGCTTCGGGGCCGTACGGGTCCTCGACACCCGGCATCACGACGACGACGGGGCGCTGCTGCTGGAGCGGCTGCATCCGGAGGTGTCGCTGCGGTCGCTGCCGGAGGCGAAGGCCCTGCTGGAGGCGAGCGGCACGCTGCGCCGGCTGTGGGTGGCGCCGCCGGCCGGGCACGGCTGGGAGACGGTGGCGGAGCGCACCGAGTGGCAGTCGCAGGCCTTGCGGGCGGCCCCGGCGGAGACCCGGGCCCTGGCGGACTCGGCGCTGGCGGTGCGGGCGGAGCTGGTGGCGGCCGCGCCGGAGGAGCTGCTGCTGCACGGGAACTTCCGGCAGGGCAAGGTGCTGGCGGGCGAGCGGGCCCCGTGGCTGACGGTGGGACCGGATCCGCTGGTCGGGGAGCGGGCGTACGACCTGGCGCGGCTGGTCCGGGACCGGCTGGAGGACCAGGTGGCCTCCTCGGCGGGTGCGGCCGGCGCCCGGCGCCGGGTGAACAAGCTGGCGGACGCGCTGGAGGTGGACCGGGAGCGGCTGCGGGGCTGGACGCTGTTCCGTGCGGTGGAGTCGGGCAACCGCGCGCTGGCCGCGGGGCGGCGCCGGGACGCGGAACTGCTGCTGGAGTTCGCGGCCTGGTTGTAG
- a CDS encoding DUF4439 domain-containing protein — MKPEPSPAGRVLEAAQAALAAEHAAAYGYGVIGARSAGERAKQAREAYGGHLARRDVLARTVRELGGAPRAAEAAYALPFEVRTAADAERLAAEIEDRVAGAYSDLVRAAEGPLRREAADALSAAAVRAARWRGVGVAFPGLAERADEAQRAQHS; from the coding sequence GTGAAGCCCGAACCCTCCCCCGCCGGCCGGGTCCTGGAGGCCGCCCAGGCCGCGCTCGCCGCCGAGCACGCGGCCGCGTACGGCTACGGGGTGATCGGTGCCCGTTCCGCCGGCGAGCGCGCCAAGCAGGCCCGGGAGGCGTACGGCGGTCACCTCGCGCGGCGCGACGTGCTCGCCCGGACCGTACGGGAGCTCGGCGGCGCGCCCCGGGCCGCGGAGGCCGCGTACGCCCTGCCCTTCGAGGTGCGCACCGCGGCCGACGCCGAGCGGCTGGCCGCCGAGATCGAGGACCGGGTGGCCGGCGCGTACTCCGACCTGGTGCGCGCGGCGGAGGGTCCGCTGCGCCGCGAGGCGGCCGACGCGCTGAGCGCGGCGGCAGTGCGCGCGGCACGCTGGCGTGGTGTCGGCGTAGCCTTCCCTGGGCTCGCAGAACGCGCTGACGAGGCGCAACGGGCCCAGCACAGCTGA
- the rimP gene encoding ribosome maturation factor RimP, with translation MSTTQSDRLRGLLEPLVAAKGLDLEEIEMSRAGKRRMLRIIVDSDEGVELDACAELSREVSDKLDETDVMGEDEYVLEVSSPGADRPLTEHRHYVRAVGRLVKFQLSAEDAKGAGELVARILDVDDEGLDLEVPGVKGRKATARRIAFTDIAKARVEIEFNRKDKKEEEA, from the coding sequence ATGAGCACCACCCAGAGCGACAGGCTGCGCGGACTGCTGGAGCCGCTCGTCGCCGCCAAGGGCCTGGACCTCGAAGAGATCGAGATGTCGCGGGCGGGCAAGCGCCGGATGCTGCGGATCATCGTGGACTCCGACGAGGGCGTGGAACTGGACGCGTGTGCCGAGCTGAGTCGCGAGGTCTCCGACAAGCTCGACGAAACCGATGTGATGGGTGAGGACGAGTACGTCCTCGAAGTCAGCTCGCCGGGCGCCGACCGCCCGCTGACCGAGCACCGTCACTACGTACGGGCCGTCGGCCGCCTCGTGAAGTTCCAGCTGTCCGCCGAGGACGCCAAGGGGGCCGGGGAACTGGTCGCCCGCATCCTCGACGTCGACGACGAGGGCCTGGACCTCGAAGTACCGGGCGTGAAGGGCCGAAAGGCGACCGCCCGACGTATCGCATTCACCGACATCGCCAAGGCGCGTGTCGAGATCGAGTTCAACCGCAAGGACAAGAAGGAAGAGGAGGCGTAG
- the nusA gene encoding transcription termination factor NusA yields MDIDMSALRGLVREKEISFDLLVEAIESALLIAYHRTEGSFRRARVVLDRTNGHVVVWATEDPRDLEEGQEPKEFDDTPSDFGRIAATTAKQVILQRLRDAEDDLTFGEFAGREGDVITGVVQQGKDPKNVLVDIGKLEAILPVQEQVPGEEYTHGLRLKAYVVRVAKGVRGPSVTLSRTHPNLVKKLFSLEVPEIADGSVEISAIAREAGHRTKIAVRSTRSGLNPKGACIGPMGSRVRNVMAELHGEKIDIVDWSDDPAEMVANALSPARVSKVEVVDWDSRSARVTVPDYQLSLAIGKEGQNARLAARLTGWRIDIRPDTEASPEADRDRGGE; encoded by the coding sequence GTGGACATCGACATGAGTGCCCTGCGGGGTCTGGTCCGGGAGAAGGAGATCTCCTTCGACCTGCTCGTCGAAGCGATCGAGTCGGCCCTCCTCATCGCGTACCACCGGACCGAGGGGAGCTTCCGCCGCGCTCGCGTCGTGCTGGACCGCACCAACGGTCACGTGGTCGTGTGGGCGACGGAAGACCCGAGGGATCTCGAAGAGGGCCAGGAGCCCAAGGAGTTCGACGACACCCCGTCGGACTTCGGCCGGATCGCCGCGACGACCGCCAAGCAGGTGATCCTGCAGCGTCTGCGCGACGCCGAGGACGACCTGACCTTCGGCGAGTTCGCCGGCCGCGAGGGCGACGTCATCACCGGCGTCGTCCAGCAGGGCAAGGACCCCAAGAACGTCCTCGTCGACATCGGCAAGCTGGAGGCCATCCTGCCGGTGCAGGAGCAGGTCCCCGGCGAGGAGTACACGCACGGTCTGCGCCTGAAGGCGTATGTCGTGCGGGTGGCGAAGGGTGTCCGCGGCCCGTCCGTGACCCTCTCGCGCACCCACCCCAACCTGGTGAAGAAGCTCTTCTCGCTGGAGGTCCCGGAGATCGCCGACGGCAGCGTCGAGATCTCGGCGATCGCCCGTGAGGCCGGTCACCGCACCAAGATCGCCGTCCGGTCCACCCGTTCGGGCCTGAACCCCAAGGGCGCCTGCATCGGCCCGATGGGCAGCCGCGTACGCAACGTGATGGCCGAGCTGCACGGCGAGAAGATCGACATCGTCGACTGGTCGGACGACCCGGCGGAGATGGTCGCGAACGCGCTGTCACCCGCCCGGGTGAGCAAGGTCGAGGTCGTCGACTGGGACTCCCGGTCCGCCCGGGTGACCGTGCCGGACTACCAGCTGTCCCTGGCCATCGGCAAGGAGGGCCAGAACGCCCGCCTCGCCGCGCGGCTCACCGGCTGGCGCATCGACATCCGTCCCGACACCGAGGCGTCCCCGGAAGCCGACCGGGACCGGGGCGGGGAATAA
- a CDS encoding YlxR family protein, whose amino-acid sequence MSGRTQARACPERTCVGCRERAAKNELLRVVADGDACVPDPRGTRPGRGAYLHPAAVCLDQAIRRRAFPRALRSAGALDTENLRKAVAGEAGHTVKK is encoded by the coding sequence GTGTCTGGCCGGACGCAAGCCCGCGCATGCCCCGAACGCACCTGTGTGGGGTGTCGGGAGCGAGCGGCCAAGAACGAACTGCTGCGCGTCGTGGCGGACGGGGACGCATGCGTCCCCGATCCACGCGGTACGCGGCCGGGACGGGGTGCCTACCTGCACCCCGCCGCGGTCTGCCTCGACCAGGCGATTCGCCGCCGTGCGTTCCCCCGGGCCCTTCGGTCCGCCGGAGCGCTCGACACGGAGAACCTGCGCAAAGCCGTGGCCGGTGAGGCCGGGCACACCGTAAAGAAGTAG